CGTTCTGGCCATTCTGATTTTGATTGGACTGTGCTGCCAGCGGATACATGAGCGTGAATGCTCCCAACGCAACTGAGCAAATCAGAGGGCGAAGCGATTTCATGGAACCTCCCGGCTTTTCAGGACTTCCAACTCTAACCTGTCCCGTCTGCAAATGCAAAGCTTCGAGGCATAGGCTCGTTCCGGATCGACACGCTATGCTTAAGCCGTGAACCTGTTCGGCATGTCGATTGTGTCTGCGCTTCATGCCGCACGTTTGCCGGTGGATGCCAGCGCGCATGGGCCTGCGCTTGATCGCCAGCTTCTGCTGAGTCTCTGGATTGTTCTTGCGCTGTTCACGCTGGCGCATGTCATCCTGCTGGGCGGTCTTGCTGCGCGACGGCATCATCCGCAGAAGAGTGTATGGCAGATCGAGTATCTTCCCCTGGTTGCGCTGGCTGCGCTGTTTGCGGTGCTGACAATTCGCGCAGAGCGGTTGTGGGCGGCGACCCGGTATACCGGGGCTTCGCTGACCGCGCTTCAGGTGGAGGTCACCGGCGTGCAGTTTGCGTGGTACTTTCGCTATCCGGGAGTGGATGGCACGTTTGGGCGCGTGCGGCCGGAGCTGGTCGCGCCGGGCGAAGGCAATCCGCTGGGGCTTGATCCTGCCGATTCGCACTCGGCAGATGATGTGGTTTCATCGCAGCTGATGCTGCCGGTTGGGCGTGAGGTTGATCTCGCCATTCGTTCGCAGGATGTAATTCATGGCTTCTCTGTGCCGGAGATGCGGTTGAAGCAGAACGCTGTGCCCGGCGAGACGATTCACATTCATTTCACGCCGACGAAGACGGGCACGTATGCGATTCTGTGCACGCAGGTGTGCGGGTTGGGGCATTATCGGATGAATGCGAACCTGCGTGTGGTTACGCCGGAGGAGTTCGACTCGTGGCTTGCCGCGCGGGAGAAGGCGGTGCAGCGATGACACTCACTTCCCTGCGCCGGCGCGTGTTTTCGACCGATCACCATGTCATCGGGGTTGAGTATCTTCTGCTTGCGCTGACTGCGGTCGTCATTGGCACGACGCTGTCGCTGCTGATGCGGATTCATCTGGTGTGGCCGGACTGGCAGTTGCCGCTGCATGGGCCGATTCTGCCGGAAGACTATCTTGCGATGGTGACGATTCATGGCACGGTCATGCTGTTCTTCGTGCTGACGACGGCCCCGCAGGCAGGCTTCGGCAACCTGATTCTGCCGGCGCAGATCGGCTCGCGGAGGATGGCGTTTCCGGTGCTGAATGCGATGAGCTTCTGGCTGACGGCTGTGGCGCTGGTTGTTCTTTTGAGCAGCACGTTTGTGCCGGGCGGCAGTCCTATCTCCGGCTGGACTGCATATCCCCCGCTGAGCGCTGTGGCTTCGGCTGGGCCTGGGCAGGCGATGGGGATGGACCTGTGGCTGGCCAGCATTGCGCTGTTCGGCATCGCCGCGACGATCAGTTCGATCAACACGCTGGTCACGATTATCAAGCTGCGCTGCGATGGGATGACGTGGGAGCGGATGCCGCTGACGGTTTGGGGATGGTTCACTGCTGCGTTGTTGAGCGTGATCGCTTTCTCCGTGCTGCTGGCGGCGATTCTGCTGCTGTTTTGCGATCGCCATGCCGGGACGAGTTTCTTTCTGCCCGCGGGCGATCTGGTGAATGGGACGCTTCACGTTGCGCACAAGGGCGCCAATGGCAGCCCTCTGCTGTGGCTGCACCTGTTCTGGTTCTTCGGGCATCCGGAGGTCTATATCGCCATTCTGCCTGGGTTTGGCGTGACCTCCATGCTGCTGGCCAACTTCAGCTTCCGGCGCGTGTTCGGGTATCGCATCATGATCGCGACCACGCTGCTGATCGGGCTACTTGGGATTCTGCTGTGGGGACATCACATGTTTGTCGCCGGGCTGAATCCTTTTGCGGCTTCGGCGTTCTCGGTGACGACGATGGCGATTGCGGTGCCCGCGTCGGCGAAGGTGCTGAGCTGGATTGCTACTACATGGCGCAGCCGTCCGTCCTATAAGACAGCCATGCTGTTCTCGCTCGGGTTCGTCTCGTTGTTTATTGCAGGGGGACTTACCGGGCCGATTCTGGCGCAGCCGATTCTGGATGAGTATCTGCACAATACGTTCTTCGTCGTCGCGCACTTTCACCTGATTATGGCCATGGCTGCGGTGTTTGGGTTGTATGCCGCGACCTATTATTGGTTTCCGCTGATGACGGGGCGGATGATGTCGGAGCGGCTGGGGCGCTGGCACTTCTGGCTGACGCTGGTGGGAGCGTATGCGACGTTTCTGCCGATGCATCTGACCGGGCTGGCAGGCGAGCCGCGCCACTATGCGCAGCTTGCCGGGATTCCAAACGCCGCCGGGGTGATGCTTGCGCGGCTGGTGCCGCTGAACCGCTTCATTACCTACTCGGCTCTCTTTCTGGCTACGGCGCAGCTTGTCTTTCTGTGGAACGTGGTGCGGAGCCTGCGTCGCGGCGCTGTGGCCACGGAGAATCCCTGGATGGCGACGACGCTGGAGTGGCATCCGGCGCTTCATCCACGGCATTCGGCGGCAATGGGTGAGCCGATTGCCGTCCACCGCCAGCCCTGCCAGTACGCCGCGACGCCCAGCGGAGAGACTTTTTTGCCGCAATGGGTTCCGGACACACTGGCCGATACAACCACAGAGGCTGCTTTCGACACCAAACCAGAGTAAGCTGTTGAGGAACGGCGTGCTTGAAAGGCAGAGGCCATGCCAGCAATCATCACTCCACATAAGACTGACCGCGACCGCAAGCGGCACGTGGAAGACCACGACAATGGTGCGGGGCGGCGTCCGCCAACCGACAAACGCACCGGCGGCGGGGGCGATAACGACGGCTGGAGCGATGGCCAGAGTCGCCGCGGTCCGCATGAACGGCTGAACCGCTACCGCATGGGCATCTTTTTCGCTCTGGCCAGCGACCTGATGTTCTTCGTCGCGATCGTCAGCACATTTTTTGTGAACCAGTCGGCCGGGCACATCGACGTCTACAACCACTACGTCAACGACTGGTTTCCGACGGTGATTCCGCCAATTCTCTGGCTGAATACCGCCGTGCTTCTCATCAGTTCGGTGACGATGGAGATCGCCCGGCGCACGATGTTTCACGAGAACGATGTGATGGACGAGTGGCTTGGGCTGGGCAAGCCGATCACGCGCCGCGCGCTGCCGTGGCTCTCGGCGACGATTGTACTGGGGCTGCTGTTTCTTGCGGGGCAATGGGTGGCATGGAAGCAGCTCGCGATGCAGGGCGTCTTCTTCCGGTCGAGCCAGAGCAGCCACTTCTTCTACCTGATTACCGGCGTCCACGCCTTCCACCTGTTTCTCGGCATCGGCGCGCTGCTTGCTGCGTTTGTCGGGCTTTATGTCTCGCGCCAGCTTGAGACCAGGCAGATTATCGTGGATTGTGCGGGGTGGTACTGGCACGCTATGGGGCTGCTTTGGATATTTCTGTTCACCCTGCTGGTCTTCTTTCAATGAAACTGCGCGGTTTCTTCTTAGGATTGGTGGTATCGGCGGCGTTGCTTTTATCTTTGTCGGCGCACGCTCAGGGCTGCGCTGCGTGCCGCGACAATACAGCCGCTACTTCTCCTTCCACGCAGCGGGCGTATCGTCATGCCATCATTCTGATGGCTGGGGTCGCTTCGACTTTCTTTCTGGTGACAGTGGCGCTGTTGCGCAAGAAGCAGTGAGAGCTTCGTTATAGCCCAAGAAAATACACCGGCGCCATGGCTGCGAGGATGGCTCCTGCCTGTAACGCAATCACGTAGAGCGTTTGGCGCGGCGCGCGGGGCAGCCATCGAATGGCGAAGTAGATGAGTACAGGGAGTTGCCCGGCCATCAGGATTTGCCATAGATGCGCCGTTGCGCCTTCATCGGCTTCGCGCACGAGACCGTGGCCAGTGTGGGCAAAGGTGTAGATGGCGGCTACGGATAAAACGAGCAGCGCGCCGAGCGACATTGCCAACGGCAACAGAGCACTTGGTTGTTTCACAATGGAGCGGAAGGTGATGCGGTTCGGGTCCATTTGTCCTCCTTGGGTTGGAAACATTCGCGCGTGAAGTGCCGAGTGGACGACATTCGCTATCGTCCATAGACCGCCGCTCTGGTCTTCGAGTAGCGCTTCGAATTCACGGCCATAACGCTCTCTCCATCTGCGCGGATAGAGCCGGGTCAATATGCGTGCGGCCGTGCGGTTCATAGCGCCTCCAGCCTGCCTAGCCCTGCCGTGACGAAGCGATCGAGCGTTGCGAGCCTGGCGCGCAGAACGCGCAGCCCCAGATCGGTGAGCCGGTAGGGTTGCCGCCGCTCTTCTTGCGGAAGAGGCTCGATGAGCTCAAGCTGCTCCAGCCGTGTGATAGCACCGTAGAGCGTTCCCGGCCCAAGGCGGGTTCCGCACATCTGCTCGATGTCTTCGACCATGGCGTGGCCGTGCTTCGGGCCACTGGCAAGGCTGGCAAGCACCAGTAAAGGCGGATCGGAGTAGTGTCCCAGCTTTAGACTGTCGCCATCTGCTACGTGTCGCGTACTACGCATGACGTAGTTGTACGCCGTTGTCCGCTTTTGCGCAAGGTTTATTTGAATTTCCTTTGCAGCGTTGCTCCCGACAAGTTAGTACGGCACTCCCTTTTCACGCTCGATCTTGAGGGCGCGCATGTACCATTCGAACTCGTCGAAGAACTTCCTGGACCGCTTTGCCAGATCGAGGGTTTGTGCGGTGCCGTCTTCGTTGAGGGCATCGGCGATCTTCGGGATTGGTAACAGCGAGGGTACCGACGGCATTCCCGTCTCGGCAAGCATGGCGCGTAGCTGCATCGCTGCGCGGACACCGCCGAACGGACCACGTGAGTAGCAGACGATGGCCGATGGGCGAAAGAAGTACTCCTCGAGAAAGTAGTCGATCAGATTGGAGAGGCCGGGCGAGATGCTGTGGTTGTACTCGGCATTGACGATGCAGAAACCATCGGCCCGTTTGTACAGCTCTGCCAGAGGCGCCAGTTTTGCGTGGAGGTCTGCGTATTCAGGAGGAGGACCGTCCTTGATCTCCTTCCACATCTTGTCGAGCAGAGGAAGTTTGAGTTCGCAGGCGTCGACCAGGTGGACCTCGTGCCCGCGCTGCTCCAGTTCACGCGTCACCCAGCGAGCCGCGCGAATGCCCATGCGCTCGCTGCGCACGGAACCCAGTAAAGCCGCTATCACCATCTGAAACCTCCACAGATATTCATCTCAGATGATGAAAGCCTCGCCATGAATCTGTCATTGCGAGGCTTTATTTTGATGTGCTGGCAAAAGCGGTAAAAGTGAGGATCAGCGGCCCTTCTTCTTTGGCTTAGCTGGAGCCTTCTTTGCCGGAGCCGGCTTCTTCTTTGGGGCTGGCTTTTTGACAGCAGCTTTTTTGGCCACCGGCTTCTTTGCGGGAGCTTTCTTCGCGGCGGGCTTTGCTGCGACCTTCTTTGCCGGGGCCTTCGGAGCGGGCTTGCTTGCAGCCTTCTTCTCTGGGGCCTTTGGCTTCGCCGATGCTGCCTTCTTCGCGGGAGCAGGCGCTGCCTTTGCCGGAGCTTTCTTCTCTTCAGCCTTGGCTGCTGCCTTCTTTTCGGCGGGCTTCGCTGGCTTGGCTGCGGCTGGAGCGCCTTGTTCGGCTGCGGCAGCTTCAGCACCTTCGGGAGTTCCCTCGGCAGGTGCGGCCTTCTTGCGGCTGCGCGGGGGCTTCGCGTCCTTCTTCGCAGCGCGCGGGCGGCGGAGATGCACCGTCGGCGGAGGCGCGGGCGGAGAGTACGGCTCGAGGAACGCCTTCATCTCTTCGACTGTGCCGAGCTTGTTGTCCATCAACTCGAAGAAGAGCTTATCGAGCAGTTCTTCATAGCGGGCCACATCGGGGGTGATGCGCATCTCCTGCATGAGCGCGTAGGGAATCTTGAGCTTCGCCTGGGGCCACTCGGTATGGAAGGCCTTGAACTTCGATTGCACCGCCGCAGCCTTGCCGTGGTGAGCGGCCCAGAGCACAGCTTCGGGCTTGGCGGAGTAGATCAGCTTCCATGCCTGCGAAGGCAGCGCTGCTTCCTTGCTCGTCAGTTTGGCGATGAAGTCCTTGCCCTCTTTTTCGAGCGCGTCGATCTCGTGAACAAATGCGCGGCGCGGGAAGCTCTTCTTGAGCGCGGAGACATCTTTAGGAGGAAGCTTTGCTGTGACCAGCGGGAAGTTTGCCGCTGAGACGTCAGGATTGATGCCCTGCATCTGCAACTGCCCCTGAGCATCGCGAAGCTTCTCCAACTCGCCGTGGTTGGCCTTGGCCGAAGTCAGCGCCGGGAAGAGCTGCTTCATCCAGCCCTCTGACTCCAGCCGCTTGATGATGCGCAGCGGGTCCTCCTCGTGGAAGATCTCTTCGGTCTCGTAGCCGCGCTGCCAGCTCGACATCGCTGAGATGTAGCCTTCCTGCTTGCCGGTCTCGTAACGGGCGTGGGTACGCTCGTCCATCTGCCAGCCCAGGCGGGCCATCAGGCGGACGGCGCGGATCATCCTGACCGGGTCTTCGATGAAGCCGTAGTTGCTGACCAGCCGCAGTTCGCGGTTTTCGATGTCGGCGACCCCGTTCAGCGGGTCCATCAGGAGGCCGTAGGAGCCGTCGTTCAACGAGAGGGCCATGGCGTTGGCGGTGAAGTCGCGGCGGCGGAGGTCATCCAGGATAGTCGCTGCCTTAACCACGGGCTTGCCGGGCTTTGGATAGCTGACTGTGAGGGCGCTGGCAAGCTCCACCCGGACGCCGCCGGGAAAGAGCAGGTAGAGCGCCTGCATTGTCTCATTTTCGCCAGAGACAGCGGCGTGCGCTTTCTCTAAATCTTTCTTGAGTTTGAGGGCATTTCCCTGAACCACTACATCGAGATCGCGCACAGGCGAGCCGCTCGTCAGGTCGCGCACCGCGCCACCTACAAGAAACGCGGTAAGCCCTTTATTCTTCGAAACTTCGCGGACTTTCCCCAGCGCTTCCTGCTGGGCCTTCGACAAGCGGTTTTCAAGCAGGTAGATGTAGTCGGGCATATTTCGGGGTTTTCTCCGGTCTGAACCGGTCCAAGACTGCTGGGCCGAAGGACTAACCTCAGACGAATCAATTATTTACAAAAACTTTTGCACAACGCGCAAAATGTCACTCTAACACAGCAGTAAGAAAATAACTACCCTCTCACCAGCTTTATTCGCCCTCTGTACTCCTGCCATGCGAAAATGCGCCTTATCGTATGTCTTCTGCGCACAAAAAGGTGATTGTCCGGCGAACCACCAACGAGACGCTGCCCGGCTATCTGCCGCTGTCGGGGTTTGTGCATGCGGGATCGGTCCCGTTGCTTGATCTGGAGGGCCGGGTAATTCCTATCAACCTCAACGATATCAAGCACGTCTGCTATGTTCGCGACTTCAACCTGAACGATTCGGCAAACCCTGAGCGACTGACCCGTCGCACGTTTCTGGCCCGCCCGCGCGCGGAAGGACTCTGGGTGCGGATGACCTTTCGCGCAGGAGACGTGCTGGAGGGCCTGGCTGCCACCGACCTCTCGCTGGCGGACGACCTGATCCACGACGCCGGGCTCTTCGTGACGCCGCCGGACACACGCTCGAACACGCAACGTGTCTACGTGCCGCGGATCGCGCTGTCGGAGCTTCAGCTTGTTGCCGTCATCACGGCGCCATCACGGAAGAAACCTCTGCCTGCTCTGCCTTCGCTGCAGGAAGACCTCTTCAACTCGATGGTTCCTCCGAATACACGTCCGAATTGAAGAAAGCCGGGAGAGGCAGGAGGTAGAAAGCGCCTTGCGGCTTCACAAGGCGCCTGGAAGAATGCGCCGGAGATGCTACTTCCCTTCCACTTTGTGGAGAGCGTCTTTGGTGCCGTTCTCTGTCTTGTGTGCGGCGTCCTTGGTGCCGTTCTCTGTCTTGTGCGCGACTGTTCTGGTGCCGTTCTCAGTCTTGTGCGCGGCTGTTCTGGTGCCGTTCTCAGTCTTGTGAGCGGCCTTTTTGGTTGCATGCTTGGTCTTGTGGTAAGCCTTCGTGGTTCCTTTGGCGACACCATGTCCTGCGTTCTGTGCTGCGTCCTTGGTGTCTGTGCCTGCGTGCTTCATGTCCTGGCCAGCCGTCTGGGCCACGACGATTGGGGTGGAAGCCACGAGGAAGCCCAGCGAGAGGGCAAGCGCGGCTGCGCTCAGTTTTGGTGCGTGCATAAGTATCTCCTTCAAGTTTTAGACCGTGTGCTGCCGGATTATGTTACTGAATCCCGATGGATCTGGAATAGCTATTGGATGCGCGCTTTAATATGCTCTGAGAATCATTTTGGTAGACGAACGTATGTTGAATACGCTAAAACGATTCAGTTGTCATTTTCTCTTCCGGCAAAAATCCCGATGTTCAGTGCAAGACCTCGCGATGTATATTGGCTCCAGTCTGTGCGATGCCGTTTGCGCGGAGTCGTCGCGTTCTTCTTCGTCAATATGGGAGCCGTCTGGACAGAATAGAAAGTTGTCAGGAATCGCCGGTACGGGATAACGTTTACTTGGAGTGCACTTGATGCAGGCTTTCATCGCGCTTTTTCTCGTGAGTCATCGCATGGCGGTCCTTGCGCCGGCGGACATCGTCATCCTTGCTCTTTACTTTGGTCTGGTTGTCTTCATCGGCTTCTACGCCAAAGGCAAGGCCAATACGAGCGAAGACTTCTTCCTTGCCGGACGTGAGATGACGGCGTGGATCGCCGGGTTGAGCTTCGTCTCGGCAAACCTGGGCTCGCTGGAGTTGATGGGCTGGGCCGGCGCTTCGTATCAGTACGGCATTCTGGCCGCGCACTGGTATTGGATTGGCGCGATTCCGGCGATGCTCTTCCTGGGCATCGTGATGATGCCGTTCTACTACATCTCGAAGACGCACTCGGTGCCGGGGTATCTGCAACTGCGCTTCGGCGAAGGCGCGCGCGGGCTGGCGGCGATCTCGTTCGGCGTGATGACCATCCTGATGAGCGGCGTGAATATGTACGCCATGGCAGTGGTGATGCAGACGATTCTGGGCTGGAACATCACGTTCAGCATCTGGGTTGGAGCGGCTACGGTCGCGCTGTATGTGATGCTCGGCGGGCTGCGATCGGCCATTATCAACGAGGTTTTGCAGTTTGTGCTGATCTGGGCTGGCGCGGCGATGGTGCCGATTCTGGGCCTGGTTGAAGCGGGCGGGTGGACCAAACTGAAGGCGCAGATCGCTGTGAACATGGGCTCGGGCGACTACATGCACATGTGGAAGACGCTCGGCCACTTCAAAGACAACCCGATGGGCGTGCATTGGACGGGCATCGTCTTCGGCCTTGGGTTCGTGATCAGCTTCGGCTACTGGACCACCGATTTTCTTGTGGTCCAGCGCGTGTTGAGCGCGAACAATCTGCGCGCAGCCAAGATGGCTCCGATCATCGGCTCGATCTTCAAGATGGCTGTACCGCTGATTGTCATCGTTCCGGGCCTGCTTGCGCTCGCTGTGTTGAAGAACCCCGATGGCACGCTGATGCATCTGGTTCCGGCGGACATTGCCAAGGTGACGGGCCAGCATAGCTACGACGATGTGCTGCCGCTGATGTTGATTCGCTACTGCGGACCAGGACTGCTTGGCCTGGGAATCACTGCGCTGGTCGCGGGTTTTATGAGCGGCATGGCGGGCAATGTCAGCGCGTTTTCGACCGTGTGGACGTATGACATCTACGGCGCGTTCATAAACAAGAAGGCCAGCGATAAACACTATGTTGCGATGGGCCGCTGGTCGACTGTAATTGGAATGCTGGTCTCGATCGGCACGGCGTACCTGGTGATGAACGCGGCCAGCATTATGGACTATGTGCAGGCATTGTTCAGCTTCTTTGTTGCGCCGCTGTTCGGCACGGTAATCCTGGGAATGCTCTGGAAACGCGCAACGCACTGGGGCGGATTCCTCGGCTTGCTGGCCGGTACGATGGCGTCTGTCGGGATGTTCCTCTGGGTGCACACCAACGCGCACGCGTTGCGCTACATCGCGATGAGCGCCGATGCGCAGCCGATGGCGGAGAACCTTTATCGCGCGCTGTGGAGCTGGTTGATCTGCGTCGGCGTTACCGTAGTGGTGAGTTATATGACCAAGCCGGTCCCCATCGAACAACTCGGCGGCCTTGTCTATGGCGCGACGCCTATTCCCGATGACGGAGCGAAGACGCTATGGCAGAAGCCGATCTTCTGGGCCATCGTGGTCATCGTCGTCTTCTTCGTCTTGAACCTGATCTTCTGGTAGGAGTGTGAGCAATGGAACATCATGAGCATAAAGCGGACCCGACAGAGATTTCGATCTGGTTCTTCTGCGGCATTCTAGTGCTGGCGTATGGACTTGTGCTGCTGGTGACGGGGCTGGCGGAGTTTCACACTCCACCACCGAATGAGGTGCTGCTGCCGTGGTTGCAACCGCTGCATCCAACGCTGTGGTGGGGCTTGCTGATGACCGTACTGGGTGGAATCTATACGGTCAGGTTCAGGCCGCGCAGATCGTAGTGGTTTTGTTGGATCGTTAAGCGGCGGCGGTCGCATCGTCGCGATGATTTTATTGTTGTGTAAATCAGAAATGGATGCAGGAGTGTTATGGCAAAGCAGATGACGATGGGCGTGATTGTAGGCAACCGCGGGTTCTTCCCCAGCCACCTGGCGACGAGCGGGCGACTGGAGATGATTGCCGCGCTGGAGGCAGCGGGCATCAAGCCCGTCGTGCTGACGCCCGAAGAGACGGCGCATGGCGCAGTCGAGACCTATGAAGACGCGAAGAAGTGCGCTGCGCTTTTCAAGAAGCATGCAGCGGAGATCGACGGCATCATCATCACGCTGCCGAACTTCGGCGAAGAGCGCGGCCTGGCCGACACGCTGCGCCTGGCCGACCTGCGCGTGCCGGTGCTGATTCAGGCGACGCCTGATCACGCGGGCAAGATGTCGATCGCCTTCCGGCGCGACAGCTTCTGCGGCAAGATGTCGATCTCGAACAACCTGAAGCAGTATGGAATTCCCTACTCGCTGACGCGCCTGCACACGGAGACGCCGGACTCGGCTGAGTTCAAGGCTGATCTCGAATGGTTCTCTGGTGTCTGCCGCGTGGTGCGCGGGCTTAAGAACCTGCGCATCGGCGCGATTGGCGCAAGGCCGACGGCGTTCAACACGGTGCGCTACTCGGAGAAGCTGCTGGAGCGCTCGGGCATCACGGTCGAGACACTCGACCTGAGCGAGGTGATGGGCCGCATTGGCAGGATGAAGGACTCGGACGATGCGGCGCAGGCGAAGCTGGCCGCTATCAAGAAGTACATCCCCGTCGGCCAGACGCCGGAGGCCGCGCTGGTGAAGATGGCGAAGCTCGGCGCGGTCATCGACCAGTGGATGACGGCGAGCGAGCTGACGGTCAGCGCCGTGCAGTGCTGGACCTCAATCGAGGAGTTCCTCGGCATCGTTCCCTGCACCGTCATGAGCATGATGAGCGAGAGCCTGATTCCTTCGGCGTGCGAGGTCGATGTGCTGGGCACACTGAGCATGTACGCGCTGACCCTGGCGAGCGAGACGCCGAGCGCGTTGCTCGACTGGAACAACAACTACGGCGACAACCCGGACAAGGCCGTCTGCTTCCACTGCTCGAATCTGCCGAAGCACTTCTTCAACGACGTGAAGATGGACTTCCAGCAGATCATCGCGGGAACTGTCGGCAAGGACAACACCTTCGGCACGCTCGACGGCACGGTGAAAGCGGGCAAGATGAGCTTCGCACGCTTCTCGACTGACGATTTCTCCGGTGAGATTGCGGGCTACGTTGGCGAGGGCGCCTTCACGAACGATCCGCTGAATACCTTCGGCGGCGCGGGTGTGGTGGAGATTCCGAAGATGCAGGAGCTGCTGCGCTACATCTGCGAGAACGGTTTTGAGCACCACGTTGCGGCGAACTTCTCAACGACCGCAGCGCCTGTGTACGAGGCCGCCACGAAGTATCTCGGCTGGCCGATGCACTGGCACAACCGCGGCTAATCGGGCTCGGCTTTGCGGAGCTGCTGGTTTTTGATCAGCAGCTCCGCTACCAGCAGTTGCAGCCTCGTATTCTCTCGTTCCAACTCTTCGATATGCGCAGGGTCTGTGCGGGCCTGCGGACTGCGGTGGTAGTGAGCATGCGGTGTTTCATGCGCGGCATGCTTTTCTTGTGTGGCTCCCGCTACAGTTGGAAGTTCGTTGCTCATGGCTGCTGCTCCGCGTGAGGGGTAAATTGTCCATGGTCATGTTCCCGTCCGCGCCAGTGTCCGCAGCGCATACCTTTGCGGAACTGCTCGCGCTCTTCGGGAGTCATTTGCTCCCAGCGCTCCTTCATCCGGTGGCGCCATCCTCCGCGACCACCGTGGCGATGAAAACCGCCGAAGAGAATCTTGCTGAGAACCAGCAAGCCGAGGGCCTGCCAGAACGTAATCATGTGCCAGCCAAATATGGCTGGAAGCAGCGCGTTCCACAGCTCTTTAACGACAAAACCCAGAACGGTTGCCGCCACTACAACAAAGAGCAGGATTTTCACCACTTTTAGAAATTTATTTTGTCTCATCTTGAACTCCTTACTTTCTTGCGAACTTTTCATAGTCGTCATAGATCGACTGCAACCGCTGCCTGAGATACAGCACGGCGTACCGTTTGCGCGAGAGCAGCGTGTTGATGCCCACGCCGGTCTCCTCCGATATCTCTTTGAAGCTCTTGCCCATCAATTCATGTGCGACGAAGACTTCACGCTGCGCTTCGGGCAGCTCTTCCATGGCCTCCTCCAGCGTTTCCAGCAGCAGCGACCGCGCATACTCAGCCTCGGGTCCTGCTTCAGCGGAGGGCAGTAGATCTTCCAA
This is a stretch of genomic DNA from Edaphobacter acidisoli. It encodes these proteins:
- a CDS encoding DUF6982 domain-containing protein, producing MSSAHKKVIVRRTTNETLPGYLPLSGFVHAGSVPLLDLEGRVIPINLNDIKHVCYVRDFNLNDSANPERLTRRTFLARPRAEGLWVRMTFRAGDVLEGLAATDLSLADDLIHDAGLFVTPPDTRSNTQRVYVPRIALSELQLVAVITAPSRKKPLPALPSLQEDLFNSMVPPNTRPN
- a CDS encoding PadR family transcriptional regulator, with the protein product MRSTRHVADGDSLKLGHYSDPPLLVLASLASGPKHGHAMVEDIEQMCGTRLGPGTLYGAITRLEQLELIEPLPQEERRQPYRLTDLGLRVLRARLATLDRFVTAGLGRLEAL
- a CDS encoding NADPH-dependent FMN reductase gives rise to the protein MVIAALLGSVRSERMGIRAARWVTRELEQRGHEVHLVDACELKLPLLDKMWKEIKDGPPPEYADLHAKLAPLAELYKRADGFCIVNAEYNHSISPGLSNLIDYFLEEYFFRPSAIVCYSRGPFGGVRAAMQLRAMLAETGMPSVPSLLPIPKIADALNEDGTAQTLDLAKRSRKFFDEFEWYMRALKIEREKGVPY
- a CDS encoding cytochrome c oxidase subunit 3; the protein is MPAIITPHKTDRDRKRHVEDHDNGAGRRPPTDKRTGGGGDNDGWSDGQSRRGPHERLNRYRMGIFFALASDLMFFVAIVSTFFVNQSAGHIDVYNHYVNDWFPTVIPPILWLNTAVLLISSVTMEIARRTMFHENDVMDEWLGLGKPITRRALPWLSATIVLGLLFLAGQWVAWKQLAMQGVFFRSSQSSHFFYLITGVHAFHLFLGIGALLAAFVGLYVSRQLETRQIIVDCAGWYWHAMGLLWIFLFTLLVFFQ
- a CDS encoding CCA tRNA nucleotidyltransferase, which produces MPDYIYLLENRLSKAQQEALGKVREVSKNKGLTAFLVGGAVRDLTSGSPVRDLDVVVQGNALKLKKDLEKAHAAVSGENETMQALYLLFPGGVRVELASALTVSYPKPGKPVVKAATILDDLRRRDFTANAMALSLNDGSYGLLMDPLNGVADIENRELRLVSNYGFIEDPVRMIRAVRLMARLGWQMDERTHARYETGKQEGYISAMSSWQRGYETEEIFHEEDPLRIIKRLESEGWMKQLFPALTSAKANHGELEKLRDAQGQLQMQGINPDVSAANFPLVTAKLPPKDVSALKKSFPRRAFVHEIDALEKEGKDFIAKLTSKEAALPSQAWKLIYSAKPEAVLWAAHHGKAAAVQSKFKAFHTEWPQAKLKIPYALMQEMRITPDVARYEELLDKLFFELMDNKLGTVEEMKAFLEPYSPPAPPPTVHLRRPRAAKKDAKPPRSRKKAAPAEGTPEGAEAAAAEQGAPAAAKPAKPAEKKAAAKAEEKKAPAKAAPAPAKKAASAKPKAPEKKAASKPAPKAPAKKVAAKPAAKKAPAKKPVAKKAAVKKPAPKKKPAPAKKAPAKPKKKGR
- a CDS encoding cytochrome c oxidase subunit I; translated protein: MTLTSLRRRVFSTDHHVIGVEYLLLALTAVVIGTTLSLLMRIHLVWPDWQLPLHGPILPEDYLAMVTIHGTVMLFFVLTTAPQAGFGNLILPAQIGSRRMAFPVLNAMSFWLTAVALVVLLSSTFVPGGSPISGWTAYPPLSAVASAGPGQAMGMDLWLASIALFGIAATISSINTLVTIIKLRCDGMTWERMPLTVWGWFTAALLSVIAFSVLLAAILLLFCDRHAGTSFFLPAGDLVNGTLHVAHKGANGSPLLWLHLFWFFGHPEVYIAILPGFGVTSMLLANFSFRRVFGYRIMIATTLLIGLLGILLWGHHMFVAGLNPFAASAFSVTTMAIAVPASAKVLSWIATTWRSRPSYKTAMLFSLGFVSLFIAGGLTGPILAQPILDEYLHNTFFVVAHFHLIMAMAAVFGLYAATYYWFPLMTGRMMSERLGRWHFWLTLVGAYATFLPMHLTGLAGEPRHYAQLAGIPNAAGVMLARLVPLNRFITYSALFLATAQLVFLWNVVRSLRRGAVATENPWMATTLEWHPALHPRHSAAMGEPIAVHRQPCQYAATPSGETFLPQWVPDTLADTTTEAAFDTKPE
- a CDS encoding cytochrome C oxidase subunit II, which translates into the protein MSIVSALHAARLPVDASAHGPALDRQLLLSLWIVLALFTLAHVILLGGLAARRHHPQKSVWQIEYLPLVALAALFAVLTIRAERLWAATRYTGASLTALQVEVTGVQFAWYFRYPGVDGTFGRVRPELVAPGEGNPLGLDPADSHSADDVVSSQLMLPVGREVDLAIRSQDVIHGFSVPEMRLKQNAVPGETIHIHFTPTKTGTYAILCTQVCGLGHYRMNANLRVVTPEEFDSWLAAREKAVQR